Genomic segment of Chloroflexota bacterium:
AGCTGTTTTCAGAATCCTGAGAGTGTTGATCGGATCATCTATGGCATTACCAATCACCTTAACTCAACCTGGAAGGAGAAGCCTATCCCTCAATTTACACACTTCTCTTGACACTACCGGGTGGGGGTAGGACTTGCATTGTGATAGAATTTCCCGTAAAATAGTGGCAAGTAGGATTGGGGCATCTAGACTTCGACGCTTTTATGTGGGTCAGGCTTGAATTCTACTAGTGAATGTGGGGATCGGCTTGCAGGGACAGAAGAACCTGCCCTGAGATAGCTGAAAACACATGGCTGAAATATAAAGGAGGACTATAAAATGTACGATTGGGAGCTTGATGATGATGCTTTGAAGGCGTGGGTGCGGCTGCGCCAGGCGTCAGATGCCATGGACAGGGTTCTGGAAACCGGGCTTGGTAAACATGATGCGACCCTTGCCCAGATTGACGTCCTGTCCATTCTCAGCGCTAGCAAATCACCTCTAACACCAGGGGAGATAGCTGGCTACACCTTCCGACAGCAGCACAGTGCTTCCGCACAATTGTCACGAATGCAGCGGGCTGGCTTGGTGAAAAAGACCAGGAGTAAAAAGGATCAGCGCGTGGTGAAAATAAGGATGCAGTCCAAGGGCGGAGAACTCTTGAAAGAGACCAAAGAAGCCGGGATGGGGCGTGCACAAAGCTTGCTGCGGTCCAGTCTCTCAGCCCAAGAGATCAAGCAGCTCGATGCATTACTGAAGAAGGTGCGTGACCAGGCTCTGAAAGAGTTGGGAATAAAGGCAGAGCCTCTCCCGGCGGTAATCCAGTTTCCGGCTGATTGGTCCAAATAGCCTCAGGCAGCTTCATCTACACTAAGCCAGTCACGGGGCCGCAGAAGCCCTAACGGCTGACATTCGGGTGTGACCAAGAGAGTGTACCCTTATGTCCGATGTTATTTGACAGCGATCGAGAGACGATCTCTATAGCCTGAAATTGGCAATTAGCAAAATAGCGCCTATCTAAGATACCTTCTTTGGGCTCTCTGATTATCAGAGAGCCCAAAGGGTTCTTAGGCCAAGATCTTTATAGCTACTCACGTGAATAGCATCACCACCCTTATGTCTCTGGGTGGACTACTGGTGACCAGTTAACAGTAGCGGCTCAGTCCAGCCGGTGCCCCTGCACTTCTTGCAGCGCACCAAATACCGAAAGGCGGCCCCTGTCCTTCTTCTACCAATACCGCCACAATACTGACATTTGACGAAACTATTCGGAGTGAGCACAAATCTAAATCCATCACATACCACACAGGTCTTCCAGACAGGCATGATGCCCATATTCGCCATCCTACCCCTACCACCGCAGTAGGCGCAGGGTCTCTTCACAAACCCAGCCATATCCACACCTCCTGTCACCAAGAGATCGTTTACTAACATATTCGTGTCACTCTGTGCAAAGATAAGAATCTCTGAGGTTCCTCGTCGCCCGCGTGAAGCGTACTCCTCAGAATAACACCACTAATCAAACTCACCAAGACTGCTTCGCCATCCCCTTTGTTGATCAGCTTAGACAAGCGGCTGTCTGAAGGACTTTCCAGGCGATTGAACGTAGGAACCTGTCTTGGAGGCGAAGCCTGACAGCAACCTTTGTCCTTCAGAGCCGCAAC
This window contains:
- a CDS encoding zinc ribbon domain-containing protein, which gives rise to MAIYEYVCPKCKVEFEVMRPMSEASKVAVCPRCGSEGQRLLSGFASKTGSYVQSPGKSFRQPLV
- a CDS encoding MarR family transcriptional regulator, with the translated sequence MYDWELDDDALKAWVRLRQASDAMDRVLETGLGKHDATLAQIDVLSILSASKSPLTPGEIAGYTFRQQHSASAQLSRMQRAGLVKKTRSKKDQRVVKIRMQSKGGELLKETKEAGMGRAQSLLRSSLSAQEIKQLDALLKKVRDQALKELGIKAEPLPAVIQFPADWSK